A stretch of Lathyrus oleraceus cultivar Zhongwan6 chromosome 6, CAAS_Psat_ZW6_1.0, whole genome shotgun sequence DNA encodes these proteins:
- the LOC127092977 gene encoding CRIB domain-containing protein RIC7: protein MSTKVKGLLKGLRYISQIFDEKEDEIQIGFPTDVKHVAHIGSDDPSANAPSWMNEYKGTNPSGTIDATEIPEGDNKKSSNSKEKSSKVRHLIPKSRHQSIDTEANSTTKKKTRRHLRSSDPSAETSAQDSSGGSRHRRHRRGSNHDSDSQSTDASSVKSHQRKSKNSEDGSVRKPSSKRSSKGDSLTDISLSDFGSGSIQDIGDEPK from the exons ATGTCGACTAAGGTGAAAGGCCTTCTTAAAGGACTTAGATACATTTCTCAAATATTTG ATGAGAAAGAAGATGAAATTCAAATTGGATTCCCAACAGATGTAAAGCATGTAGCACATATTGGATCAGATGATCCTTCAGCAAATGCACCTAGCTGG ATGAATGAGTATAAAGGAACAAATCCATCCGGAACAATAGACGCTACTGAGATACCTGAAG GAGACAATAAAAAATCATCGAATTCAAAAGAAAAATCATCAAAGGTTCGGCATTTAATTCCAAAATCAAGACACCAATCAATTGACACTGAAGCCAACTCAACAACCAAGAAAAAAACACGTCGCCATCTCCGATCATCAGATCCATCTGCAGAAACCTCAGCACAAGATTCATCGGGTGGTTCTCGACATAGACGACACCGTCGTGGCTCAAATCATGACTCTGATTCACAGTCAACCGATGCTTCATCAGTAAAATCCCATCAGAGAAAATCCAAGAACTCAGAAGATGGTTCGGTGCGAAAGCCTTCTTCAAAAAGATCATCTAAAGGGGATTCATTAACCGATATCTCTCTTTCAGATTTTGGATCTGGGTCTATCCAAGATATTGGAGACGAACCTAAATAG